A genomic stretch from Achromobacter spanius includes:
- a CDS encoding CaiB/BaiF CoA transferase family protein, with protein MPQPIQDTATPLSPHALPLAGLRVVEFTHMVMGPTCGMVLADLGAEVIKVEPVRGDRTRHLLGVGAGFFPMFNRNKKSIALDIQSPEGAAAARKLAASADVVAENFRPGTMAKYGLDYASLSQDNPRLIYVSHKGFLPGPYEMRTALDEVVQMMGGLAYMTGRPGDPVRAGTSVNDIMGGMFGAIGAMAALIQRGITGRGQEVQSALFENNVFLVGQHMLQYAITGQPSAPMPDRVSAWALYDVFTVKDGEQIFLAAVSDAQWVTFCDAFGFDDLKRDPALATNNDRVRLRPTLLADLRERLAGYSAAELSSVFERIGLPFAPIVKPEALYDDPHLRATGGLADIRLPDGERAGQTAGAALFPLMMDGHRLGVRLHPPTLGVDTDAVLADLGYDATQIAALREQGAVA; from the coding sequence ATGCCACAACCAATTCAAGATACCGCTACGCCCCTTTCACCTCATGCGCTGCCGCTGGCCGGCTTGCGCGTGGTCGAATTCACGCACATGGTGATGGGCCCGACCTGCGGCATGGTGCTGGCCGACCTGGGCGCCGAAGTCATCAAGGTGGAACCGGTGCGGGGGGATCGCACCCGGCATCTGCTGGGCGTGGGCGCCGGCTTCTTCCCGATGTTCAACCGCAACAAGAAGAGCATCGCGCTGGATATCCAAAGCCCTGAAGGCGCCGCCGCCGCGCGCAAGCTGGCGGCCAGCGCCGACGTGGTGGCCGAGAACTTTCGCCCCGGCACGATGGCCAAGTACGGGCTGGACTACGCCTCGCTGTCGCAGGACAACCCCCGGTTGATCTACGTCAGCCACAAGGGCTTTCTGCCCGGCCCCTACGAGATGCGCACCGCCCTGGACGAAGTCGTGCAGATGATGGGCGGGCTTGCCTATATGACCGGCCGGCCCGGCGATCCGGTGCGCGCGGGCACCAGCGTCAACGACATCATGGGCGGCATGTTCGGTGCCATCGGCGCCATGGCCGCGCTGATCCAGCGGGGCATTACGGGGCGTGGGCAGGAAGTGCAGTCGGCCCTGTTCGAGAACAACGTCTTCCTGGTGGGCCAGCACATGCTGCAGTACGCCATTACCGGCCAGCCGTCCGCGCCGATGCCCGATCGCGTATCCGCCTGGGCGCTGTACGACGTATTCACCGTGAAAGATGGCGAGCAGATCTTCCTGGCGGCCGTCAGCGATGCGCAATGGGTCACCTTCTGCGATGCCTTCGGATTCGATGACTTGAAGCGGGATCCGGCCCTGGCCACCAACAACGACCGGGTGCGTCTGCGCCCCACTTTGCTGGCCGACCTGCGCGAGCGTTTGGCCGGCTACAGCGCAGCCGAGCTATCAAGCGTATTCGAGCGCATCGGCTTGCCGTTCGCCCCCATCGTGAAGCCCGAAGCGCTTTACGACGACCCGCATCTGCGCGCCACGGGCGGGCTGGCCGACATCCGGCTGCCCGACGGCGAACGCGCCGGCCAGACCGCGGGTGCGGCCCTGTTCCCGTTGATGATGGACGGACACCGGCTGGGCGTGCGGCTGCATCCGCCGACCTTGGGCGTGGACACGGACGCCGTGCTGGCGGACTTGGGTTATGACGCAACGCAGATTGCGGCGCTGCGGGAGCAGGGCGCGGTAGCGTGA
- a CDS encoding LysR family transcriptional regulator, producing the protein MRDLDITTLRLFISVCETGNIARAGQRANIVGSAISKRLAQLEDTVGAKLLTRKRRGVEPTEAGETLLEHARAILASSQRIERDMSAYASGVKGQVRILATASVLAESLAEDIATFLQAAPHRNIRVDMEERVSQDVVREVKGGIASLGICWDAADFHGLDTRPYRGDRLAVVTAPDHPLAERDAVWFDEALDYEHVNMPAAGAVLRMLQTAANQSGKSLRHRVTVSNFDSAFRVVLAGLAISVAPIEVATPYAMAHGLRVLPLHDPWSHRRFAICMRDAHSLSAAASLLLDHLVAAGRASA; encoded by the coding sequence ATGCGCGACCTGGACATCACCACCCTGCGCCTGTTCATCTCTGTTTGTGAAACCGGCAACATCGCCCGTGCCGGCCAACGCGCCAACATCGTCGGTTCGGCCATCAGCAAACGGCTGGCGCAGTTGGAAGACACCGTGGGCGCCAAGCTGTTGACGCGCAAGCGTCGGGGCGTCGAACCCACCGAGGCCGGCGAAACCCTGCTGGAACACGCCCGCGCGATATTGGCCAGCTCGCAACGCATTGAACGCGACATGTCGGCCTACGCCAGCGGCGTGAAGGGGCAGGTGCGCATCCTGGCCACCGCGTCCGTTCTGGCGGAATCCCTGGCCGAGGACATCGCGACATTCCTGCAAGCCGCCCCCCACCGCAACATCCGCGTGGACATGGAAGAGCGCGTCAGCCAGGACGTCGTGCGCGAGGTCAAAGGCGGCATCGCCAGCCTGGGCATCTGCTGGGACGCCGCCGACTTTCATGGGCTGGACACCCGGCCATACCGGGGCGACCGTCTGGCTGTCGTCACCGCGCCCGATCATCCGCTGGCCGAGCGCGACGCGGTCTGGTTCGACGAGGCCTTGGACTACGAGCACGTGAACATGCCCGCCGCCGGCGCGGTCCTGCGCATGTTGCAAACCGCGGCCAACCAAAGCGGCAAGTCTTTGCGCCACCGCGTCACCGTCAGTAATTTCGACTCCGCGTTCCGCGTCGTGCTGGCGGGCTTGGCCATCAGCGTGGCACCGATCGAGGTGGCCACGCCCTACGCCATGGCGCATGGCCTGCGCGTGTTGCCACTGCACGACCCCTGGAGCCATCGCCGCTTCGCCATCTGCATGCGCGACGCACATTCGCTGTCGGCGGCGGCCAGCCTGTTGCTGGATCATCTGGTCGCGGCGGGCCGGGCGTCGGCGTGA
- a CDS encoding Bug family tripartite tricarboxylate transporter substrate binding protein has product MSNQRAGWSRRQMLGALGVAMLGAPALGRAQSDRPIKFILPVGVGSGVDTITRSAGPALSAALGHTVVVENQPGAGGIVGTSALVRSAPDGYTLSMLSNNHVIFPSVYKSLPFDPLNDITPISMVGMTPFLIVANPKQIAAGNLKELTTLLSREPGRYNYASSGNGTILHLAAEMYVQQAGVKARHIPYKGVGPMMADLIGGQVDFGVLSLPSVLPQIKSGALKALAACGGERMAALPDLPTAREQGLENYEIGGWFAAAGPAKLPAADVRRIYDALGRAFNSPEVKQAMAAQNNRILLMPPDQTAAYFRSEMAKYAVVVRGAGLELM; this is encoded by the coding sequence ATGAGCAATCAACGCGCGGGGTGGAGCCGCCGACAAATGCTGGGCGCGCTGGGTGTGGCGATGCTGGGCGCGCCAGCCCTGGGCAGGGCGCAATCGGACCGGCCCATCAAATTCATCCTGCCCGTGGGGGTGGGGTCGGGCGTGGACACGATCACGCGGTCGGCCGGCCCGGCGCTGTCCGCGGCGCTTGGGCATACGGTCGTGGTCGAAAACCAGCCGGGCGCGGGCGGCATTGTGGGCACGTCCGCGTTAGTGCGGTCTGCGCCGGACGGCTACACGCTAAGCATGCTGTCGAACAACCATGTGATTTTTCCCAGCGTCTATAAGTCTTTGCCGTTCGACCCGCTGAACGACATTACACCGATCAGCATGGTGGGCATGACGCCGTTCCTGATCGTGGCCAACCCAAAGCAGATCGCCGCGGGCAACCTCAAGGAACTGACCACATTGCTGTCGCGCGAACCCGGCCGCTATAACTATGCCTCGTCGGGCAATGGCACCATTCTGCATCTGGCCGCCGAGATGTACGTGCAGCAGGCGGGCGTCAAGGCGCGCCATATTCCCTATAAGGGCGTGGGTCCCATGATGGCGGACCTGATAGGCGGGCAGGTGGATTTCGGCGTCTTGTCGCTGCCTTCGGTGCTGCCGCAGATAAAAAGCGGGGCGCTCAAGGCGCTGGCGGCTTGTGGTGGCGAACGAATGGCGGCCTTGCCTGATTTGCCCACGGCGCGTGAGCAAGGGCTGGAGAATTACGAGATCGGTGGTTGGTTCGCCGCGGCGGGGCCGGCCAAATTGCCGGCGGCCGATGTGCGCCGCATTTACGACGCATTGGGCCGGGCATTCAATTCGCCCGAGGTCAAACAGGCCATGGCGGCGCAGAACAACCGCATTCTGCTGATGCCCCCCGACCAGACGGCGGCGTACTTTCGTTCTGAAATGGCGAAGTACGCGGTCGTGGTGCGGGGAGCGGGGCTTGAGCTGATGTAG
- a CDS encoding hydroxymethylglutaryl-CoA lyase: MPISPSSCFPTSAIVREVGLRDGLQSLSVVMPTQTKLEWIDAAYAAGQREIEVGSFVPARLLPQLADTETLVAHAKRQDGLTVSVLVPNLKGAERALASGADLMLVPLSASHAHSLANLRKTPDEVVAMVGQMRAARDAAGSSMLIEGGVGTAFGCTLQGHVPPQEVLRLMQALLDAGADRVSLADTVGYADPAAVRRLFDEARRLAGDRLCCAHFHDTRGLGLANVLAALETGVSRFDACLAGIGGCPHAPGASGNVSTEDLVFMLESMGIATGVDISRLLALRQKVGVWLPDQPLHGALWQAGLPKTFHSLSVAAA; this comes from the coding sequence ATGCCGATTTCCCCGTCTTCCTGTTTTCCGACCAGCGCCATCGTGCGCGAAGTGGGGCTGCGCGACGGCTTGCAGAGCTTGTCCGTCGTGATGCCCACGCAAACCAAGCTTGAATGGATCGATGCCGCCTACGCGGCCGGCCAGCGCGAGATTGAAGTCGGGTCATTCGTACCCGCCCGCTTGTTGCCCCAGTTGGCGGATACTGAGACCTTGGTGGCCCACGCCAAACGCCAGGACGGATTAACGGTGTCGGTCTTGGTGCCCAACTTGAAAGGCGCCGAACGCGCGCTGGCCAGCGGCGCGGACCTGATGCTGGTGCCCTTGTCGGCCAGCCATGCCCATAGCTTGGCCAACCTGCGCAAGACCCCGGATGAGGTGGTGGCGATGGTGGGCCAGATGCGCGCGGCGCGCGATGCGGCCGGGTCGTCGATGCTGATTGAAGGCGGGGTGGGCACGGCGTTCGGCTGCACCTTGCAGGGCCATGTCCCGCCGCAGGAAGTATTGCGGCTGATGCAGGCCTTGCTGGATGCGGGCGCCGACCGCGTCAGCCTGGCCGATACGGTGGGCTACGCCGACCCCGCTGCGGTGCGGCGGCTTTTCGACGAGGCGCGCCGCCTGGCGGGCGACCGCCTGTGCTGCGCGCACTTTCATGACACGCGGGGCTTGGGGCTGGCCAATGTGCTGGCCGCGTTAGAAACGGGCGTGTCGCGTTTTGACGCTTGCCTGGCGGGCATTGGCGGCTGCCCGCATGCTCCGGGGGCCAGCGGCAATGTCAGCACGGAAGACCTGGTTTTCATGCTGGAAAGCATGGGCATTGCAACCGGCGTGGACATCAGTCGATTGTTGGCGCTGCGCCAGAAGGTTGGCGTCTGGCTGCCCGATCAGCCCTTGCACGGCGCACTGTGGCAGGCCGGCCTGCCCAAGACATTCCATTCCCTATCCGTTGCGGCCGCCTGA
- a CDS encoding anti-sigma factor, which translates to MSAPQSSHDEIDELAGEYVLGTLSATQRRDAQARMTHDAGLRAAVARWEARLLPLTNLSEPVEPSTSLWPRITRTLDMAQAQARPAASLKSSSAPKPGLWDSLAFWRSLAVGGMAAVLILGSTLALRPVATPDAPQYVVVLVAPQSQAPGWVVQAQAGQSAVQLVPITATEVPPDRALEFWTKADGWAGPVSLGLVKPGEPVLIPLDKLPPLEPNQLFELTLEPKTGSPIGKPTGPIQFIGRAVKML; encoded by the coding sequence ATGAGCGCTCCGCAATCCTCCCATGACGAAATCGACGAACTCGCCGGCGAATACGTGCTGGGCACCTTGTCGGCCACCCAACGCCGCGACGCGCAGGCGCGCATGACGCACGACGCGGGCCTGCGCGCGGCGGTTGCACGCTGGGAAGCCAGGCTCCTGCCCTTGACGAACCTGTCCGAACCGGTTGAACCTTCGACCAGCCTTTGGCCTCGCATTACCCGCACGCTGGATATGGCACAGGCGCAGGCGCGGCCCGCTGCCAGCCTCAAGTCGAGCAGCGCGCCCAAGCCCGGCCTCTGGGACAGTCTGGCTTTCTGGCGCAGCCTGGCCGTGGGTGGCATGGCGGCTGTGCTGATCCTGGGCAGCACGCTGGCGCTGCGTCCGGTGGCCACGCCCGACGCGCCGCAATATGTGGTGGTGTTGGTGGCCCCGCAATCGCAGGCGCCCGGCTGGGTGGTGCAGGCGCAGGCTGGCCAAAGTGCCGTGCAACTGGTGCCCATCACCGCCACGGAAGTGCCGCCGGATCGTGCGCTGGAATTCTGGACCAAGGCCGACGGCTGGGCCGGCCCCGTATCGCTGGGCCTGGTCAAACCCGGCGAGCCGGTCCTGATCCCGCTGGACAAGCTGCCGCCGTTGGAACCCAACCAGCTTTTCGAGCTGACGCTTGAACCCAAGACCGGCTCGCCCATCGGCAAGCCCACCGGCCCGATTCAATTCATCGGGCGCGCGGTCAAGATGCTGTAG
- a CDS encoding YdcH family protein translates to MFPEYRQLITQLKSENAHFSALFQRHNDLDQEIQNMEDGKVPSSSAHIEVLKKEKLLLKDKLYGLLRAADQNTG, encoded by the coding sequence ATGTTCCCTGAATATCGCCAACTCATTACGCAGCTGAAATCCGAGAACGCGCACTTCTCGGCCCTGTTCCAGCGTCACAACGACCTGGACCAGGAAATCCAGAATATGGAGGACGGCAAGGTGCCGTCCTCAAGCGCCCACATCGAGGTGCTGAAAAAAGAAAAACTGCTGCTCAAGGACAAGCTCTACGGCCTGCTACGAGCGGCCGATCAAAACACCGGCTAA
- a CDS encoding sterol desaturase family protein — MKQRASGVRQVVELFSKDGRINPGTGMISGVIALFLAILAVLGVLAFHFPAYLTTPELRAFYSVEAMRTLLFSALLVSGSIALANTVLGRQRWLNISAFALVCCAVAAGGSQVVVTSSNTGNHPYLGLDWFILDLLASSMVFIIVEKLTPLYPGQPVFRGEWQVDMKHFLFNHLSVGAVLLCINFFIHRLFSWAAYEPLQAAIQSMPYVLELFVAVLVADLAQYAAHRVYHEVPFMWRFHAVHHSTRTLDWLAGSRLHIVELLITRVAVLGVLFVLGFSKAVLDAYIIIVGFQAVLIHSNVKLPWGWLRYIIVTPDFHHWHHSSDTEAIDKNYAAHFSFIDYAFGTAVRGVGKRLPENYGILDNDMPGTFLAQQAYPFARKR; from the coding sequence ATGAAACAGCGCGCGTCCGGTGTTCGGCAAGTAGTAGAACTTTTCAGTAAGGACGGGCGCATCAACCCGGGAACCGGCATGATCAGCGGCGTCATTGCCCTGTTCCTGGCCATCCTGGCCGTGCTGGGGGTGCTGGCTTTCCACTTTCCCGCCTATCTCACCACGCCGGAGCTGCGCGCTTTCTACTCCGTGGAAGCGATGCGCACGCTGCTGTTTTCCGCGCTGCTGGTGTCGGGCTCCATTGCGCTTGCCAATACCGTGCTGGGCCGTCAGCGCTGGCTGAACATCTCGGCCTTCGCGCTGGTGTGCTGCGCGGTGGCGGCGGGCGGTAGCCAGGTGGTGGTGACCTCGTCCAACACCGGCAACCACCCGTACCTGGGCCTGGACTGGTTCATCCTGGATCTGTTGGCGTCCAGCATGGTCTTCATCATCGTCGAGAAGTTGACGCCGCTGTATCCCGGCCAGCCCGTGTTTCGCGGGGAATGGCAGGTGGACATGAAGCACTTCCTGTTCAACCACCTGTCGGTGGGCGCGGTGCTGCTGTGCATCAACTTCTTCATCCACCGGCTGTTTTCCTGGGCGGCGTATGAGCCCTTGCAGGCGGCCATCCAGTCGATGCCTTATGTGCTGGAACTGTTCGTGGCGGTGCTGGTGGCGGACCTGGCGCAGTACGCGGCGCATCGGGTCTATCACGAGGTGCCGTTCATGTGGCGCTTTCATGCGGTGCATCACAGCACGCGCACGCTGGACTGGCTGGCCGGTTCACGCCTGCACATTGTTGAACTGCTGATCACGCGCGTGGCGGTGTTGGGCGTGCTGTTCGTGCTGGGGTTTTCGAAGGCGGTGCTGGATGCCTACATCATCATCGTCGGGTTCCAGGCCGTGTTGATCCATTCCAACGTGAAGCTGCCGTGGGGCTGGCTGCGCTACATCATCGTGACGCCGGATTTCCATCACTGGCACCACTCGTCAGACACCGAAGCCATCGACAAGAACTACGCCGCGCACTTCTCGTTCATCGATTACGCCTTTGGCACCGCCGTGCGCGGCGTGGGCAAGCGCTTGCCCGAGAACTACGGGATTCTGGATAACGACATGCCGGGGACCTTCCTGGCGCAGCAGGCGTACCCCTTCGCGCGCAAGCGCTAG